The Chloroherpetonaceae bacterium genome includes a window with the following:
- the pdxH gene encoding pyridoxamine 5'-phosphate oxidase yields MSLADLRKEYTRGSLSEEDLEPNPFKMFERWFNEAKAANIEEPNAMALATATKDGKPSVRMVLLKGLDERGFVFYTNYESRKGKELAENPNAALCFHWQTLERQVTIMGTVEKVSREESEAYFNSRPLTSRYGAWASRQSEVIKSKMELMKRAAEIALKYPTGKVPLPPFWGGYRLLPDEIQFWQGQPSRLHDRFRYLRQADGTWKIDRLSP; encoded by the coding sequence ATGTCGCTGGCTGATTTGCGCAAAGAATACACAAGAGGCTCCCTGAGTGAGGAAGACCTTGAGCCCAATCCATTCAAGATGTTTGAACGCTGGTTCAATGAAGCAAAGGCAGCAAACATTGAAGAACCTAATGCGATGGCACTGGCAACAGCGACGAAGGACGGCAAGCCATCGGTGAGGATGGTCTTGCTCAAAGGCTTAGATGAGCGTGGGTTTGTCTTCTACACAAACTATGAAAGTCGGAAGGGAAAAGAGCTGGCTGAAAATCCAAATGCGGCACTCTGTTTTCACTGGCAAACTCTCGAGCGCCAAGTAACGATTATGGGCACGGTGGAGAAAGTCAGTCGAGAGGAGTCGGAAGCCTACTTCAACTCACGACCGCTAACCAGCCGATACGGCGCATGGGCATCGCGCCAAAGTGAAGTGATTAAAAGCAAAATGGAACTGATGAAGCGCGCCGCAGAAATTGCGCTGAAGTATCCGACTGGAAAAGTGCCACTGCCCCCATTCTGGGGTGGCTATCGACTTCTCCCTGATGAAATCCAGTTTTGGCAGGGGCAGCCGTCACGTCTGCATGACCGTTTTCGCTACCTTAGGCAAGCTGATGGCACTTGGAAAATTGACCGACTTTCACCGTAG
- a CDS encoding DNA-directed RNA polymerase subunit alpha: protein MIQPMQMPERLELDESTFSNQFGRFIAQPLERGYGVTIGNAMRRVLLSSLPGTAITGIKIEGILHEFSTIEGVKEDVPDIILNLKQVRFRSISKRNAMVSLTLKGPRDFVAGDIVSPEADFEVLNPDLHIATITKNVTVKMDIYVGRGRGYVPAEENKPEGMPLGFIAVDSIFTPIRNVKYTVENTRVGQRTDYEKLILEVTTDGSIQPDEAVSLAGKIIADHVSLFTKFAPTAEEEPVEQEVKEDDAEFERIRNLLMTRMEDIELSVRSHNCLRSAEIETLGQLVSKREEELLKFKNFGKKSLAELKELVESKGLHFGMDVSKYRLNEK, encoded by the coding sequence ATGATTCAACCGATGCAGATGCCAGAGCGGTTGGAGCTTGATGAGAGCACTTTTTCTAACCAGTTCGGTCGTTTCATTGCACAGCCACTGGAACGCGGCTATGGCGTAACAATAGGCAACGCAATGCGACGTGTCTTGCTCTCATCGCTGCCCGGCACAGCTATCACAGGTATCAAAATTGAGGGGATTCTACACGAATTCTCCACGATTGAAGGAGTCAAGGAAGATGTGCCTGATATTATCCTGAACCTCAAGCAGGTGCGCTTCCGCTCTATTAGCAAGCGCAATGCAATGGTTTCACTCACGCTGAAGGGGCCAAGAGACTTCGTAGCAGGGGATATTGTCAGCCCGGAAGCAGACTTCGAGGTGCTCAATCCTGACCTTCACATTGCCACAATTACAAAGAATGTAACCGTGAAGATGGATATCTATGTTGGGCGAGGACGTGGATATGTGCCTGCTGAGGAAAACAAGCCTGAAGGAATGCCATTGGGGTTCATTGCCGTAGATTCTATTTTCACGCCGATTCGCAATGTCAAATACACAGTGGAGAACACACGCGTAGGGCAGCGAACTGACTACGAAAAACTTATTTTGGAAGTTACAACCGATGGCTCAATTCAGCCCGATGAAGCGGTCAGTCTTGCAGGAAAGATTATTGCCGATCACGTAAGCCTCTTTACCAAGTTTGCACCGACCGCTGAGGAAGAGCCCGTCGAGCAAGAAGTAAAGGAAGATGACGCTGAGTTTGAGCGCATTCGCAATCTTTTGATGACACGAATGGAAGACATTGAGCTATCGGTGCGCTCGCATAACTGCCTGCGCTCAGCTGAGATTGAAACGCTTGGACAGTTGGTCAGCAAGCGAGAAGAAGAACTCCTAAAATTCAAAAATTTCGGCAAAAAGTCACTGGCTGAGCTTAAAGAACTCGTGGAGTCGAAGGGGCTACACTTTGGAATGGACGTTTCAAAGTATCGCTTGAACGAAAAGTAA
- a CDS encoding polysaccharide deacetylase family protein gives MWKSELALEAILLFLYAKIAPAVAIFCYHKITPRLDFGICTRLPGDFQQDVQWLASLPSALRPEITFDDGYEDTYQVAFPILASFGLRATVFVITDAIGKRNDWDANFFGAFRHLSLSELRALSVAGWEIGSHGVSHRALTTLSLAALRRELLCSKQYLEDALGKPVKRISFPFGLFDRRTVEMCQEVGYESAVSIRRASSCGFVQRSLAVYRFDTLFQLRAKLEGRKWELLRLRTISAFSGLTVLMHQLQSVRVLNDVG, from the coding sequence ATGTGGAAGTCTGAACTTGCACTCGAGGCGATTTTGTTGTTTCTTTATGCAAAAATTGCACCTGCAGTGGCAATTTTTTGTTACCATAAAATCACGCCACGCCTTGATTTTGGCATCTGCACACGTCTGCCCGGCGATTTTCAGCAAGACGTGCAATGGCTTGCGTCGCTGCCGTCTGCCTTGCGCCCAGAGATTACCTTCGACGATGGATACGAGGATACCTATCAAGTTGCATTTCCAATTCTGGCATCCTTTGGTCTCAGAGCGACAGTATTTGTCATCACGGATGCAATTGGGAAGCGTAATGATTGGGACGCAAATTTCTTCGGGGCTTTTCGGCATCTTTCGCTGAGTGAACTTCGTGCGCTATCAGTAGCAGGCTGGGAGATTGGCAGTCACGGTGTCTCGCATCGCGCACTGACCACCCTTTCGCTTGCTGCCCTTCGAAGGGAGCTGCTCTGCTCCAAACAATACTTGGAAGATGCATTAGGCAAACCTGTAAAGCGAATCTCTTTTCCGTTTGGTTTGTTTGATAGACGCACCGTAGAAATGTGCCAAGAAGTAGGATACGAGTCTGCTGTGTCCATTCGGCGTGCCTCAAGCTGTGGGTTTGTGCAGCGTAGTTTAGCTGTTTATCGTTTTGACACCCTGTTTCAACTCCGAGCCAAATTAGAGGGCAGAAAGTGGGAACTTCTAAGACTCCGAACAATTAGCGCTTTCTCAGGGCTGACGGTCTTGATGCATCAACTTCAATCAGTGCGCGTCTTGAACGATGTCGGATAA
- the infA gene encoding translation initiation factor IF-1: protein MAKEEAIEIDGVILEALPNANFRVRLENNLEILAHVSGKMRMNFIKILPGDRVRVQVSPYDFSKGRITYRFK from the coding sequence ATGGCAAAGGAAGAAGCAATTGAGATTGATGGCGTGATTTTGGAAGCCTTACCGAATGCAAATTTTAGAGTAAGGCTGGAAAACAACCTTGAGATTTTGGCGCATGTATCGGGCAAGATGAGAATGAATTTCATCAAGATTTTGCCCGGCGACCGTGTACGCGTTCAAGTGTCCCCATATGACTTCAGCAAGGGGCGGATTACCTACCGCTTTAAGTAG
- a CDS encoding AI-2E family transporter: protein MSDKLTQYFLLTLASLLVIFFAYEVREVLSPLLIFILAVFLLYPISDNFYANRLVWICVILFIAWFAKTLSGLLAPFIIGFVLAYLFEPLIGLFMRLHRRITRSIAALIITLFGVGSVILAVVFITPLITAQLALLSNTLSDLPAQAEALIQDLMQHPLATQIGLNSKDLQDAVVEWLRHRSDDIGSFSANAVSAIASSFPQLLSAIIDIVLIPFLAYYFLSDLPAIKSTIRQLVPPQYRQSAQEYALLGGEIVRQYLRGQLIVVFILIAFYSVAFALIKLRYSFLIGIIYGVMSFVPYIGGIIAFLSSVLVAVFGENVAQTILLIAIIYAAGHALENFVLAPKIIGERVKLNPIVLFLAIFLFGYFFGFFGVLLAVPLSAFLVEVLRRYLAQREAAIAAAESRPEAQPEEEVKEF from the coding sequence ATGTCGGATAAGCTAACGCAGTACTTCCTGCTTACGCTAGCGAGCTTACTTGTAATTTTCTTCGCATATGAAGTGCGCGAGGTGCTCTCGCCGCTGCTCATTTTCATTCTCGCCGTGTTCTTGCTCTACCCGATTAGCGACAACTTTTATGCCAACCGCTTGGTCTGGATTTGCGTGATACTTTTCATTGCATGGTTTGCCAAAACGCTTTCAGGTCTTCTGGCACCGTTCATTATTGGGTTTGTGCTCGCATACCTATTTGAGCCGCTTATCGGGCTTTTCATGCGTTTGCACCGACGTATCACGCGAAGTATTGCCGCCCTTATCATTACACTTTTTGGAGTTGGCAGTGTGATTCTTGCGGTCGTGTTTATTACGCCGCTTATCACAGCACAACTGGCACTACTCTCTAACACGCTCTCTGACCTTCCTGCCCAAGCTGAGGCACTCATTCAAGACTTGATGCAGCATCCTCTTGCCACACAAATCGGACTGAATAGCAAAGACTTGCAAGACGCTGTCGTTGAGTGGTTACGCCATCGCTCCGATGATATTGGCTCATTTTCTGCCAACGCAGTCTCTGCAATCGCCAGCAGCTTTCCACAGTTGCTCTCTGCCATTATTGATATTGTCTTGATTCCTTTTCTTGCTTATTACTTCCTTAGCGATTTGCCAGCCATTAAAAGCACGATTCGACAGCTGGTGCCGCCACAGTATCGCCAATCGGCACAAGAGTATGCTTTGTTGGGCGGCGAAATTGTTCGTCAGTATTTGCGCGGGCAACTTATTGTCGTCTTCATTCTTATTGCATTCTACTCTGTAGCGTTTGCGCTCATTAAGCTGCGGTATTCCTTCTTAATCGGCATTATTTATGGTGTGATGTCATTTGTGCCCTACATTGGTGGCATCATTGCGTTTCTTTCCAGCGTGCTGGTTGCCGTGTTTGGAGAAAATGTCGCACAGACGATTTTGCTTATTGCAATTATTTACGCTGCAGGTCATGCGTTGGAAAACTTCGTGTTAGCACCAAAGATTATCGGTGAGCGCGTCAAGCTCAATCCGATTGTGTTATTTCTTGCAATTTTTCTTTTCGGCTACTTCTTTGGCTTTTTTGGTGTGCTCTTAGCTGTGCCGCTTTCCGCATTTTTGGTGGAAGTTTTGCGGCGCTATCTGGCACAGCGCGAAGCTGCGATTGCGGCAGCCGAGTCACGTCCCGAAGCCCAACCCGAAGAGGAGGTAAAGGAATTTTGA
- the rpsD gene encoding 30S ribosomal protein S4: MARYLGSTAKVSRRLGVAIVPKDEKYLDRRPYPPGQHGQNKKGKISEYAVQLREKQKMKYIYGVLERQFRLYFEKASRMKGVTGDNLVKMLESRLDNVVYRAGFAPTRPAARQLVTHCHLLVNGKKVNIPSYQLRPGDVIEFRPKSKNLEVVRNSLNKKPDSQIPQWIQVDKANLKAVFLNAPERSEVQEPFNEQLVVELYSK, from the coding sequence ATGGCAAGATATCTGGGTTCAACTGCTAAGGTTTCACGACGCCTTGGCGTGGCAATTGTGCCGAAAGACGAAAAATACTTAGACCGCAGACCATACCCTCCAGGTCAGCACGGTCAGAACAAGAAGGGTAAGATTTCTGAGTATGCGGTGCAACTGCGCGAAAAGCAAAAGATGAAGTATATCTACGGCGTCTTGGAGCGCCAGTTCCGACTTTACTTCGAGAAAGCCTCACGGATGAAAGGCGTAACAGGCGACAATCTGGTCAAGATGTTGGAATCAAGGTTAGACAATGTCGTCTATCGCGCAGGGTTTGCGCCAACTCGTCCAGCTGCCCGACAGTTAGTTACGCACTGCCATCTACTGGTCAATGGCAAGAAGGTGAATATTCCATCGTATCAGCTGCGTCCAGGTGATGTGATTGAGTTTCGTCCGAAGAGCAAAAATCTGGAAGTAGTGCGTAACTCCCTTAACAAAAAGCCTGACTCACAGATCCCACAGTGGATTCAGGTTGATAAGGCGAACCTGAAGGCAGTGTTTCTGAACGCGCCTGAACGCAGCGAAGTGCAAGAACCGTTTAACGAGCAGCTGGTGGTCGAACTCTATTCTAAGTAG
- a CDS encoding ferrochelatase has protein sequence MPNFHLLNNGEKQMKTFAVLISSHGEVEAPSFSAYRNQIRHIFHHASAYMHIPKPVLHVIPTVGGALMTLKYRRARYLSPHNHLTRQQAEKVKAHLSNIATSLPVTLEVIPTFETTPPYTEDQLQDAMQRYDGVIVLAMNPIDGDLSCGTLCRFAQQTFPPDMLSKLTVIGGLWRDEALSAVYCTYILSQIQELTLYGRVGLILIMHGTVVAQKNGAPVSFRNGLKETESFYERLASGLRAASPKLFSHITVAYLNHTVGGRWTTPTLEDAIATLKAHGIETAVAFASGYFTDSSETHHAAEVLSRAKFRAAYYLPCVNDTDDFTRYLAERIQKAARGLLHRQALLELPPKAVENSSHLRS, from the coding sequence ATGCCTAACTTTCACCTGCTAAACAACGGAGAAAAACAGATGAAAACATTTGCTGTCCTTATCTCATCACACGGCGAAGTGGAGGCACCCAGCTTTTCTGCCTACCGCAATCAGATTCGTCATATCTTTCATCACGCTTCTGCATATATGCACATTCCTAAACCTGTCTTGCACGTCATTCCTACCGTTGGTGGTGCTCTGATGACACTCAAATACAGGCGAGCCAGATACCTTTCACCGCACAATCACCTTACGCGCCAGCAAGCTGAGAAAGTCAAAGCACACCTTTCCAACATCGCAACATCACTGCCCGTAACGCTGGAGGTCATTCCTACATTTGAAACCACGCCCCCTTACACTGAAGACCAGCTTCAGGATGCGATGCAGCGGTATGATGGTGTGATCGTGCTTGCAATGAACCCTATCGATGGCGACCTCTCTTGCGGCACGCTTTGCCGATTTGCACAACAGACCTTTCCACCCGATATGCTAAGCAAACTCACGGTGATAGGTGGGCTATGGCGTGATGAGGCGCTCTCAGCAGTGTATTGCACCTATATCTTGTCTCAAATTCAAGAGCTGACGCTTTACGGCAGAGTCGGACTAATCCTCATTATGCATGGCACAGTGGTTGCACAGAAAAATGGGGCTCCTGTCTCATTCCGCAATGGCTTAAAAGAGACGGAAAGTTTTTATGAGCGCCTTGCGTCAGGGCTGCGTGCAGCATCGCCTAAGTTGTTTTCACACATTACAGTGGCTTACTTGAATCATACTGTCGGAGGTCGTTGGACAACCCCTACCTTAGAGGACGCCATCGCTACGCTTAAAGCTCATGGCATAGAGACCGCTGTGGCTTTCGCTAGTGGCTATTTTACGGACAGCAGCGAAACCCATCATGCGGCTGAGGTCCTGTCCCGTGCAAAGTTTCGTGCTGCATACTACTTACCGTGTGTCAATGACACGGATGATTTTACGCGCTATCTTGCCGAGCGCATTCAAAAAGCTGCACGCGGATTGCTTCATCGCCAAGCACTTCTGGAGCTACCACCGAAAGCAGTGGAAAATAGCTCTCATCTACGCAGCTAA
- a CDS encoding dienelactone hydrolase family protein, which translates to MPHHGEIVFFPSNGRSASGYLSKPSSGKGIGIIVLQEWWGLVDHIKDVCDRFAAEGFTALAPDLYDGVTTSSPDEASKLFMALNIGEAEKTLRGAIDFLLKNEAVSSKKVGVVGFCMGGQLALFAATLNPNIGACIDFYGVHPAVKPDFTKLNAPVLGLFAGNDTFVNQEVVSNLAAALKAAGKTFEFHTYPNTSHAFFNDTRPEVYNADAARDAWERSLKFFRTHLSA; encoded by the coding sequence ATGCCACATCACGGCGAAATTGTCTTCTTTCCTTCTAACGGACGCAGCGCAAGTGGTTATCTGAGCAAGCCCTCATCAGGCAAAGGCATTGGTATCATCGTGCTCCAAGAGTGGTGGGGGCTGGTTGACCATATCAAGGATGTTTGTGATCGGTTTGCGGCTGAAGGTTTCACAGCACTTGCGCCCGATTTGTATGATGGAGTTACCACCTCTTCGCCCGATGAAGCCAGCAAGCTCTTTATGGCACTCAACATCGGCGAGGCCGAGAAAACCCTGCGCGGAGCTATTGACTTCCTGCTCAAAAATGAAGCAGTTTCGTCCAAGAAAGTAGGCGTCGTGGGATTTTGCATGGGCGGTCAGCTTGCGCTTTTTGCCGCCACACTGAACCCAAACATCGGAGCTTGTATCGACTTCTACGGCGTGCATCCAGCCGTTAAGCCTGATTTTACAAAACTGAATGCCCCTGTCTTGGGACTATTTGCAGGAAACGACACATTTGTTAATCAAGAGGTAGTCTCTAATCTGGCAGCAGCGCTGAAAGCTGCTGGTAAGACCTTTGAGTTTCACACTTACCCAAATACTTCACATGCTTTCTTCAATGACACTAGACCAGAGGTCTACAACGCAGATGCCGCTCGTGATGCGTGGGAGCGTTCACTTAAATTTTTCCGCACCCATCTCTCAGCCTGA
- the rplQ gene encoding 50S ribosomal protein L17: MRKRISLRKLGRTASHRRATMANLCTQLILHKRIRTTEAKAKEMRRYIEPLITRAKEGTGHAQREVFKFIRNKKAVKELFTEIANKVGDRPGGYTRVIKMVPRYGDAAKMAMIELVDYSEAPTERRRQRQDREKRVRGSKEAQSKAAAAKESTEGKKEAAAGAA; this comes from the coding sequence ATGCGAAAACGAATTTCACTAAGGAAATTAGGGCGCACCGCTAGCCATCGCCGAGCCACAATGGCTAACCTGTGCACGCAGCTCATCTTGCACAAGCGCATACGAACCACTGAGGCGAAAGCCAAAGAAATGCGGCGTTACATTGAACCGCTGATCACACGCGCCAAAGAAGGCACAGGCCACGCCCAGCGAGAGGTCTTCAAGTTTATCCGCAATAAAAAGGCTGTCAAAGAACTTTTCACCGAAATCGCAAACAAAGTAGGCGATAGACCAGGCGGTTACACCCGAGTAATCAAGATGGTACCACGCTATGGCGATGCTGCCAAAATGGCAATGATTGAGCTGGTCGACTACAGCGAAGCACCTACGGAACGGCGACGTCAGCGTCAAGACCGTGAAAAGCGCGTGCGCGGCTCCAAAGAAGCGCAAAGCAAAGCCGCCGCAGCAAAAGAATCAACTGAGGGCAAAAAGGAGGCAGCGGCAGGAGCGGCGTAG
- the rpsK gene encoding 30S ribosomal protein S11 — protein MATEKTTTAKRKKKVAATTEGIAHIKATFNNILVTITDMAGNTIAWSTAGKNGFKGSKKNTPYAAQVTAEAAAREAAEHGVRKVDVLIKGPGSGRDAAIRSLQTAGLEVRSIRDITPLPHNGCRPPKRRRV, from the coding sequence ATGGCAACAGAGAAAACCACTACAGCAAAGCGCAAGAAGAAAGTTGCTGCAACGACCGAAGGAATCGCGCACATCAAAGCGACCTTTAACAATATTCTTGTAACCATTACCGATATGGCGGGCAACACAATCGCGTGGTCGACCGCTGGCAAGAATGGGTTCAAGGGTTCGAAGAAAAACACACCATATGCGGCGCAAGTAACGGCGGAAGCTGCAGCCAGAGAAGCGGCAGAGCATGGTGTGCGGAAGGTCGATGTGCTCATCAAAGGTCCAGGATCGGGACGAGATGCAGCGATTCGCTCTCTGCAGACGGCAGGCTTAGAAGTTCGTTCTATTCGCGACATTACGCCACTGCCGCACAATGGCTGTCGCCCACCTAAGCGCAGAAGAGTCTGA
- a CDS encoding PDZ domain-containing protein translates to MFVYIVDATKPQRGEFAVTLMPRGLQFREEEIFSLPAWAPGAYQLVHYGQYLRNLMAFDHRGEPLTVIKVDSNSWKIRPATQLSRLQYCITQMHRPDLLYPETTELNAQRGYFNGTNVFGYLHGYKDLPCMVQYRLPEGWQMASAIETAPNSQTAHARDYDELVDAPVMLGKFQRYDFTLLGKLHSVVIDADAKPMPDSLLALIKEIIVTHHRFFGELPYSKYLFLFRLVKPKTFWQFGALEHRNSSAYYMPLFDWDAVRYDPIATTISHEFFHLWNPKRFRSHLLGPFDYQHPIRTSTMWFVEGVTDYYAELLMVKGGIMSPQVFLRNMLERIRLMHLPKKRESLVALSRRLAYIEDNSEMFPFYTRGTVVAMLLDIYLRTHHPARCGTDELLQKLNLEYGKPEKPYHDDSLVTVLSCLAQVDIEPFYTRFIAGTDTLPLHAYFSKAGFYYGKRRRAVPQMGYFIQLDSSGALKVASVLPESAAERMGLKPDDEILAIDDVDTSRSSTLLERIFSLEGLKAGARVQIRVNRRGKVVKLTGRVGAQQSTVEVLELNEHATPLEAEVRRRMLTFQN, encoded by the coding sequence ATGTTTGTCTACATAGTTGATGCAACAAAGCCGCAGCGAGGTGAATTTGCAGTAACGCTAATGCCGCGTGGCCTGCAGTTTCGCGAAGAGGAAATTTTTTCCTTACCTGCTTGGGCGCCAGGTGCCTATCAACTGGTGCATTATGGACAGTATCTGCGTAACCTGATGGCGTTTGACCATCGAGGGGAGCCACTAACAGTCATAAAAGTGGATAGTAACTCGTGGAAAATTCGACCTGCAACGCAGCTATCGAGGTTGCAATATTGCATTACGCAAATGCATCGTCCTGACTTGCTCTACCCTGAGACCACAGAGCTGAACGCCCAGCGCGGTTACTTCAACGGCACAAACGTGTTTGGCTACCTACACGGCTATAAAGACCTGCCTTGCATGGTACAATACCGTTTGCCAGAGGGCTGGCAAATGGCATCGGCAATTGAGACAGCACCGAACTCACAGACAGCACATGCCAGAGATTATGATGAATTGGTCGATGCCCCCGTGATGCTGGGTAAGTTTCAGCGCTACGACTTTACGCTGCTTGGGAAACTGCACAGTGTCGTAATTGATGCTGATGCAAAGCCAATGCCCGATAGTCTTCTTGCACTGATTAAAGAAATCATCGTTACACATCATCGCTTCTTCGGTGAATTACCATACAGCAAATACCTGTTTCTCTTTCGCTTAGTGAAGCCGAAGACATTCTGGCAATTTGGTGCACTGGAACATCGGAATTCTTCGGCCTACTATATGCCACTCTTCGACTGGGACGCTGTGCGATACGACCCGATTGCAACCACAATCAGCCACGAATTTTTTCATCTCTGGAATCCTAAGCGCTTTCGTAGCCACTTGCTTGGCCCATTTGATTATCAGCACCCGATTCGGACTTCTACAATGTGGTTCGTGGAGGGCGTAACAGACTACTATGCTGAACTCTTGATGGTAAAGGGGGGTATTATGTCGCCGCAAGTCTTTTTGCGAAATATGTTAGAACGGATTCGGCTAATGCACTTACCAAAAAAAAGGGAGAGTTTAGTGGCGCTTAGCCGAAGATTAGCATACATTGAGGACAACTCTGAAATGTTCCCATTCTACACACGGGGCACAGTGGTGGCTATGCTACTGGATATTTACCTGCGCACCCACCACCCTGCACGGTGCGGCACAGATGAACTTTTGCAGAAACTCAATTTGGAGTATGGAAAACCAGAAAAGCCCTACCACGATGATTCACTAGTTACAGTTCTCTCATGTCTGGCACAAGTTGATATTGAACCGTTCTACACGCGCTTCATTGCAGGGACAGACACACTGCCGCTTCACGCTTATTTCAGCAAGGCGGGCTTCTACTACGGCAAGCGAAGGAGAGCAGTTCCACAAATGGGCTATTTCATTCAGCTTGACTCAAGTGGGGCACTGAAAGTGGCAAGCGTGTTGCCAGAGTCAGCGGCAGAACGAATGGGCTTGAAACCAGATGATGAAATTCTGGCAATCGACGATGTCGACACCAGCCGCAGCAGCACACTCTTGGAAAGAATTTTCTCGCTTGAGGGTTTAAAGGCGGGCGCGCGAGTTCAGATACGCGTGAATCGTAGAGGCAAAGTAGTGAAGCTAACGGGTAGAGTAGGCGCTCAGCAAAGCACAGTAGAGGTGCTGGAACTCAACGAGCATGCAACGCCGCTCGAGGCAGAGGTGCGAAGACGAATGCTGACATTTCAGAACTAA
- a CDS encoding ABC transporter ATP-binding protein: MTRPVLEAKAIFKTYLPKGREPIQILRGISLSVSENEIITIVGASGSGKTTLLNILGTLDLPDSGEVHFQGKCIVQGREALLSPDALAAFRNQHIGFVFQFHHLLEDFTALENVAMPKFIATGNLRQAKAEAEALLVSVGLQDRLHHLPSELSGGEQQRVAVARALINRPSLVLADEPSGNLDSYNSDKLYDLIAQLAREHRVSFVIVTHNPRYAALSDRCLQMKDGVLGVFSSAAVSE; encoded by the coding sequence TTGACACGCCCTGTTTTGGAAGCAAAAGCTATCTTCAAGACCTACCTGCCCAAAGGTCGTGAGCCGATTCAAATCTTGCGTGGTATCTCGCTTTCTGTGAGCGAGAACGAAATCATTACGATTGTTGGCGCTTCAGGCAGCGGGAAAACAACGCTGCTGAACATCTTAGGCACACTGGACTTGCCTGATAGTGGTGAGGTGCACTTTCAAGGCAAATGCATCGTGCAGGGCAGAGAAGCCTTACTTTCACCTGATGCACTAGCTGCATTCCGCAATCAACATATCGGCTTTGTGTTTCAATTCCATCACTTGCTTGAGGATTTTACCGCGCTGGAAAATGTTGCTATGCCCAAGTTCATTGCCACAGGCAACCTTAGGCAAGCCAAAGCTGAGGCTGAAGCGCTTCTAGTCAGCGTGGGTCTTCAAGACAGGTTGCATCACTTGCCTTCTGAGCTTTCTGGCGGTGAGCAGCAGCGCGTCGCTGTGGCGCGCGCTTTGATTAACCGCCCTTCGCTTGTGCTCGCTGATGAACCCTCAGGCAATCTGGACTCTTATAACAGCGATAAGCTCTATGACCTTATCGCTCAGCTCGCTCGTGAGCATCGCGTGTCATTTGTCATCGTTACGCACAACCCTCGCTATGCGGCTCTCTCCGACCGATGCTTGCAAATGAAAGATGGCGTGCTGGGTGTCTTTTCCAGTGCTGCAGTGTCTGAATGA
- the rpsM gene encoding 30S ribosomal protein S13 translates to MRVAGVDLPRNKRAVIGLTYIYGIGRTSAKKILAKAGISEDKRIGELTDDEANAIRNIIATEYKVEGQARSEQQLAIKRLMDIGCYRGLRHRKGLPVRGQRTRTNARTRKGKRKTVAGKKKAVAKK, encoded by the coding sequence ATGAGAGTTGCAGGAGTTGATCTTCCAAGAAATAAGCGTGCCGTTATCGGGCTAACTTACATTTACGGCATTGGTAGAACATCAGCAAAAAAAATTCTCGCCAAAGCAGGTATTAGTGAAGATAAGCGTATTGGCGAACTGACAGACGATGAAGCCAATGCGATTCGCAATATCATCGCCACGGAGTATAAAGTGGAAGGACAGGCGCGTAGCGAGCAGCAGCTTGCCATCAAGCGGCTAATGGATATTGGCTGCTATCGTGGGCTGCGGCATCGCAAAGGATTGCCTGTTAGAGGGCAACGCACGCGCACTAATGCACGCACCCGAAAAGGTAAGCGCAAAACTGTGGCAGGTAAGAAGAAAGCTGTCGCAAAGAAATAA
- the rpmJ gene encoding 50S ribosomal protein L36 has product MKVYSAVKKRCEACKIIRRKGKILVICKKNPNHKQRQG; this is encoded by the coding sequence ATGAAAGTCTATTCAGCCGTCAAAAAGCGCTGCGAAGCCTGCAAAATTATTCGCAGGAAAGGCAAGATTCTGGTGATTTGCAAGAAAAATCCAAACCATAAACAGCGTCAAGGATAA